A section of the Primulina eburnea isolate SZY01 chromosome 1, ASM2296580v1, whole genome shotgun sequence genome encodes:
- the LOC140836500 gene encoding transcription factor bHLH78-like, producing MMDTEYFINVGITSPQPLDFETITPMAWNALNSEVEQSLLTHSSSVDQYSHFESAFSSMLSSQSPSTSGLSTDAFILQELIGKLGGGARNSGLLPPSATTVMAGGGYCHDVNANTSDSCYSTPLSSPPKLNFPILDQVHAPKLGYSVPLSPLPSFSTDPGFSERAAKFSCFGRWSFNGRTPPFAGINNAGLLPRARTPVMENGKLSRISSSPSLKQDESQLKSQELCQHRNETRAPINEFVSDFNEKSSVSDQIPVAETGSKLSNELNSRKRKPVPGGKSKEDGSTLAKGFKGDADENIKRSKSAESGKIENGTAKPEEEDIDENEKQKTNQKPPEPPKDYIHVRARRGQATDSHSLAERVRREKISERMKLLQDLVPGCNKVTGKALMLDEIINYVQSLQRQVEFLSMKLASVNPGLDCNMENVPKQMYPLDSSAPAFLNVHQLHNPTPNRQPSQNLSPGGFGFPGFSEGDLLSIFQMDQTCDLKVER from the exons ATGATGGACACCGAGTACTTCATAAATGTGGGGATCACATCTCCGCAGCCGCTGGATTTTGAAACCATTACGCCAATGGCTTGGAATGCGCTCAATTCCGAGGTGGAGCAATCTTTGTTGACCCACAGTTCCTCGGTCGACCAATATTCGCATTTTGAGTCAGCTTTCAGCTCAATGTTGTCTTCCCAATCGCCTTCCACCTCTGGATTGTCAACTGACGCTTTCATCCTCCAAGAATTGATAGGGAAACTGGGCGGCGGAGCTCGGAACTCCGGCCTCTTACCACCGTCTGCGACCACCGTCATGGCGGGGGGTGGTTATTGTCATGATGTTAATGCTAACACTAGTGATTCTTGTTACAGTACTCCTTTAAGTTCTCCTCCGAAGCTGAATTTTCCGATTCTTGATCAAGTACACGCCCCCAAGTTGGGATATTCGGTGCCGCTGAGTCCTCTTCCTTCGTTTTCCACTGATCCTGGTTTTTCGGAAAGAGCTGCCAAGTTTTCTTGCTTCGGCAGATGGAGTTTCAATGGGAGGACACCTCCATTTGCGGGGATAAACAATGCTGGATTGTTACCGAGAGCCAGGACTCCAGTGATGGAGAATGGAAAGCTATCCCGAATTTCTAGCAGCCCTTCTCTCAAGCAAGATGAGTCGCAGCTCAAAAGCCAAGAATTGTGCCAACACAGGAACGAAACTAGAGCCCCAATTAACGAATTTGTCTCGGATTTTAACGAAAAATCCTCCGTTTCTGATCAAATCCCAGTTGCAGAAACAGGTTCAAAACTCTCGAACGAGCTGAATTCAAGAAAAAGGAAACCAGTACCCGGGGGAAAATCAAAAGAAGATGGATCCACTTTAGCTAAG GGGTTCAAGGGCGACGCTGATGAGAATATCAAGCGTTCAAAATCAGCAGAAAGCGGCAAAATCGAAAATGGCACTGCTAAACCAGAGGAGGAAGACATTGATGAAAATGAGAAACAAAAGACTAATCAAAAGCCACCTGAACCCCCAAAGGACTACATTCATGTCAGAGCAAGAAGGGGTCAAGCCACTGATAGCCACAGCTTAGCAGAAAGA GTCCGACGAGAGAAAATCAGCGAGAGAATGAAACTTCTCCAGGATCTTGTACCAGGTTGTAATAAG GTGACTGGGAAGGCACTGATGCTCGACGAAATCATAAATTATGTACAATCATTGCAACGTCAGGTCGAG TTCCTGTCGATGAAACTAGCCTCAGTAAACCCAGGCCTGGATTGTAACATGGAAAATGTGCCAAAACAAATGTACCCTTTGGACTCCTCTGcaccagctttcttgaatgtaCATCAATTGCATAATCCTACACCAAACAGGCAACCGAGCCAAAATTTAAGCCCTGGTGGATTTGGT TTCCCGGGATTCAGCGAAGGTGATCTGCTTAGCATTTTCCAGATGGATCAAACGTGCGATTTGAAAGTTGAGCGGTGA